A region of the Caballeronia sp. TF1N1 genome:
AATGAGCGAAGTACAGACCGGAGCGCATTCGCACGATGCGCCGCTCGTCGGCGTGTTGATGGGTTCCAGCTCCGACTGGGACGTCATGAAGCACGCCGTCGCGATCTTGCAGGAATTCGGCGTGCCTTATGAAGCGAAGGTGGTGTCCGCGCATCGCATGCCGGACGAGATGTTCGGTTATGCCGAAAGCGCCCGCGCGCGCGGCGTGCAGGCGATCATCGCGGGCGCGGGCGGCGCGGCGCATCTGCCGGGCATGCTGGCCGCCAAGACCACGGTGCCGGTGCTCGGCGTGCCGGTGGCGAGCAAGTATCTGAAGGGCGTGGATTCGCTGCATTCCATCGTGCAGATGCCCAAGGGCGTGCCGGTCGCGACCTTCGCCATCGGCGAGGCGGGCGCGGCGAACGCGGCGCTCTTCGCGGTGTCCATTCTGAGCGTGACCAATGCGCGTTACGCCGAAGCGCTGGCCGCGTTCCGTGTGAAGCAGAACCAGGCCGCGCGCGATATGGCGCTGCCTCCGCTCTGAAGCGTTGAAACGTCGAAGCATTGAAGTGCGATGCCGCGCGCCCCTTTGCGCGGCGTCTGGAAATCAAACCAGCAAATCAGTCCCGGCAAGCCCCAGCCCACGATGAACCCAAACAAATCCCCGAACTCACCCATCCTGCCCGGCGCGTGGCTCGGCATGGTCGGCGGCGGCCAGCTCGGCCGCATGTTCTGCTTTGCCGCGCAGTCGATGGGTTACCGCGTCGCCGTGCTCGATCCTGACCAGACGAGTCCAGCGGGCGCGGTCGCTGATCGTCACATCCGCGCCGGTTACGAAGACAAGGCCGCGCTCACCGAACTCGGCCGCTTGTGCGCGGCGGTTTCCACCGAGTTCGAGAACGTGCCGTCGGCAAGTCTCGAATTCCTCGCTTCGTGCACGTTCGTGAGCCCGGCGGCGAGTTGCGTGGCAATTGCGCAGGATCGCGTTGCGGAGAAGCGGTTTATCGCCGAGGCGGGCGTGCCGGTCGCGCCGCACGTGGTGATCGAATCGCCGGAAGCGCTTGCAGCGTTGTCGGACGAGAAGATCGCGGCAGTGCTGCCCGGCATTCTCAAGACCGCGCGTCTTGGCTATGACGGCAAGGGACAGGTGAGCGTGCGCAACGTGCAGGAAGTGCGGAACGCGTATGGCTCGCTGTCGGGCGTGCCGTGCGTGCTCGAAAAACGCATGCCGTTGAAGTACGAAGTGTCCGTGCTGATCGCGCGTGGCGGCGACGGCAAGTCGGCCGTGTTCCCGCTTGCGCAGAATTCGCATGTCGGCGGCATTCTGGCAAAGACCGTCGTGCCCGCGCCCGATGCGCCCGCCGCGCTCGTCGCGCAGGCGCAGGATTCGGCGTTGACCATCGCGGCGAAGCTGGGCTATGTCGGCGTGTTGTGCGTCGAATTCTTCGTGCTGGAAGACGGAACGCTCATCGCCAATGAAATGGCGCCGCGTCCGCACAATTCCGGCCATTACACGGTCGATGCCTGCGCCACGAGCCAGTTCGAACAGCAAGTCCGCGCGATGACCGGCATGCCGCTCGGCGATACGCGCCAGCATTCGCCCGCCGCAATGCTGAATCTGCTCGGCGATATCTGGTTCAACGGCGATAAGCAACGTGCTCCCGCCTGGACCGACGTCGTGGCAATGCCGGCTGCGCGCCTGCATCTGTACGGCAAGGAAGAAGCGCGCCATGGCCGCAAGATGGGCCACATCAACTTCACGGCGGCGACGCTGGAAGAGGCGCGCACGGCGGCGCGCGACTGTGCGCGCATGCTGCATATCGCGCTCGATTGAAAGACTTGAAGCAGTAAGGCAATGACCATCATCCATCCGAGCGCCGCGCAGATCGACGAAGCAGCGGCCCTGCTCGACGCAGGCGAACTTGTCGCGTTTCCGACTGAAACGGTCTACGGCCTCGGCGGCGATGCCGAGAATCCCGAAGCCATCGCGCGCATCTATGCCGCGAAGGGCAGGCCGGCGAATCATCCGGTGATCGTGCATCTCGCGCCCGAAGCCGATCCAGGCTATTGGGTAAGCGCGTTGCCGGCGGACGCACAAAGGCTCATCGACGCCTTCTGGCCCGGACCCTTGACGCTCATCCTCAAGCGCGCGGAGCATATTCCGGCGGCGGTGAGCGGCGGGCAGGATTCGGTGGGCATTCGTTGCCCGTCGCACCCGGTGGCGCAGCGGCTGTTGTCGGCGTTTCACGTTTTACGCAGCGGAACGGGCAAGCAGGGCGGCGTGGCGGGGCCTTCGGCGAATCGCTTCGGACACGTAAGTCCGACGAGCGCACAACATGTTCGCGATGAATTCGGCGTGAGCGTTCATGTGCTCGATGGCGGGACGGCGCAAGTGGGAATCGAATCGACGATTCTGGATTTGTCGCGCGGCTTTCCCGCTTTGTTGCGGCCGGGACACGTGAGTCCGCGGCAGATCGCGGATGTGATCGGCGTCGCGCCGAGATTGCCGGATGGAACGGATGCCACCGCGCCGCGTGCCTCGGGCACGCTGAAGGCGCATTACGCGCCAAGGACGCCGCTCGCGTTGCTGCCTTTCGCGGCGATCGAACCGATCCTCGTTGCGGCCCGCGCCAATGCGCGCGACAAGAAAATCGCGCTGGTGGCGCGCGCGTCGAGCGCAGGCGATTGGGCGCGCGATTCCGGCGTGCACTTCGTGGCTGCACCTGAAGACCCGCAGAGTTACGCGCGGGAGTTGTATGGCTTGCTGCGGGCGCTGGATCGGGCGAATGTCGAACGCATTCTCATCGAGAAGCTGCCGGAATCGGTCGAGTGGATCGCGGTGAATGATCGGCTGGGAAGAGCGGCGGCGGCGTTCGAAGGGGAAGGCGCTTAGCTCGCTCATGTTCGCTTCGACAGCGACGCGAAGGATCGTCCACGGCAAAAAGAAACCGCCCGGAAAACCATCTCCGGGCGGCTCGCCGACTTCCAATAAACCGGACTACTTACCCAACCCCGCCGCCGCGACCTTCTGCTCCGCCGTCTGCGCATACAGCGCATGCAGATGCGTCGTCGGGTGCACGGTGTCCGCGTACATATAAAGTTGATCCGCGTTGGCCACCGTGTAGTTCTGCGGCGAGCAGAAAAGCGAAGTGGCGAACGCTTGCGGATTCGGCTCGCCGAAAGCCGCTGCTGCCGCGGCCATCGCCTGCAGATTGCACGCCGTGCCGGTATTCGACACCGTGAATCCGTACTGCCCGAAGTTGGCCGTGATATTAGCGAGCGCCGGCACGATATCCAGGTAAATCACCTTCGACATCAGGCCCGTTTGCGTCAACGCGGCGGCAAGCGCCTGATTGAAGCCAAGCGATGCCTGCGTCAGCAGCGCCTTGACGGCCGCGTTGCTCATCATGCCCTGCGGCGT
Encoded here:
- the purE gene encoding 5-(carboxyamino)imidazole ribonucleotide mutase is translated as MSEVQTGAHSHDAPLVGVLMGSSSDWDVMKHAVAILQEFGVPYEAKVVSAHRMPDEMFGYAESARARGVQAIIAGAGGAAHLPGMLAAKTTVPVLGVPVASKYLKGVDSLHSIVQMPKGVPVATFAIGEAGAANAALFAVSILSVTNARYAEALAAFRVKQNQAARDMALPPL
- a CDS encoding 5-(carboxyamino)imidazole ribonucleotide synthase, with product MNPNKSPNSPILPGAWLGMVGGGQLGRMFCFAAQSMGYRVAVLDPDQTSPAGAVADRHIRAGYEDKAALTELGRLCAAVSTEFENVPSASLEFLASCTFVSPAASCVAIAQDRVAEKRFIAEAGVPVAPHVVIESPEALAALSDEKIAAVLPGILKTARLGYDGKGQVSVRNVQEVRNAYGSLSGVPCVLEKRMPLKYEVSVLIARGGDGKSAVFPLAQNSHVGGILAKTVVPAPDAPAALVAQAQDSALTIAAKLGYVGVLCVEFFVLEDGTLIANEMAPRPHNSGHYTVDACATSQFEQQVRAMTGMPLGDTRQHSPAAMLNLLGDIWFNGDKQRAPAWTDVVAMPAARLHLYGKEEARHGRKMGHINFTAATLEEARTAARDCARMLHIALD
- a CDS encoding L-threonylcarbamoyladenylate synthase, whose product is MTIIHPSAAQIDEAAALLDAGELVAFPTETVYGLGGDAENPEAIARIYAAKGRPANHPVIVHLAPEADPGYWVSALPADAQRLIDAFWPGPLTLILKRAEHIPAAVSGGQDSVGIRCPSHPVAQRLLSAFHVLRSGTGKQGGVAGPSANRFGHVSPTSAQHVRDEFGVSVHVLDGGTAQVGIESTILDLSRGFPALLRPGHVSPRQIADVIGVAPRLPDGTDATAPRASGTLKAHYAPRTPLALLPFAAIEPILVAARANARDKKIALVARASSAGDWARDSGVHFVAAPEDPQSYARELYGLLRALDRANVERILIEKLPESVEWIAVNDRLGRAAAAFEGEGA